The following nucleotide sequence is from Odocoileus virginianus isolate 20LAN1187 ecotype Illinois chromosome 18, Ovbor_1.2, whole genome shotgun sequence.
CAAATACTAGCTGTAGAAAAGGCCACTCTGAATATCAGTCAAGgcatagaataaaaatgaatatttaagaccAAATGGAGAATCTTAAACTGAAGTAGaatagccaaaattaaaaatgaaattaaattccCTTTTAACAGTAGAAATCAAAGGGAAGAGATAGTATTCTTGGAATCTTTGAGGTAGGTCCCATGGGTCTAGTATGTGATCCCTGAGGAGAGGGTTAGCTCAGCTAGTACGGGAAACTCAGAGATTTGGTGAAGATTTAGACCTGGGGTTGAAAATAGTGAGGCTACAATGCTTGGCAGCAGTGCCAGTGTGTCTGAGACTTATGGTCTTGTTGGTTCTGAGTGTAACCAAATACATATATAGCAGAAATTATGGTTGATGCTAAGACGAAAGCTGTTAATGAGACAATTCTGACATGAATACAAATCAAATTTTCCCCAGGTTTCAAATCTTTCTCTAGTTCCTGCCATTGACAGAAAGGAATAGGAGAGGATTGGCATATAAGACATGTAATTTGTAGGTTACCAGTCCTTGTGTGACAAGCCCAGAGTACAAAGAGGAAGGGCGTGTGGGACAGAGGAAAGGTaaatcagacacacacacaaacaccatcCACAGACTGTCTTTGCTCAAAACACACAGAGAGAGTAATTCCATAAAAACTGACCGCTTAAAATTGCTTAAAATAACAGACAGTAGAAATAGGCTAGGGATTAGTAAATTTTGTGTTTACTGGTTGTTTATGGTCCCAAATGATTAGAAAAAGTTGGAATTTTCTGCCAATGATCTAGGACAAATGTTTTAACATTGTTACTTCCAGGAGATTACAACTTAATACTTGGGAAAGATCAATAGGCTTTGGTAGTCTCTTGAAACAGGAGCTAttggtttttccttctttgttgttttttcagtAGCCACATTCTGTGTTTCTTCCTTAGGTAAAGTTAGAATATTCTGTGCTCACATCCTAAGTGAAGCCATaacatatttctaatttttctcagtttttaggTGGAACAGGTTCCTCTGctttagcatcttttttttttggtttcatgaaaagcaaaaggaaaagcaacagaCATAGTAGTGGAAACAAAAAAGGAATCAGCAAATATGGCAGCGGACTCCTCTTTTCCACCTTCTCTTCTGtcttgggggcagggggcgggccgCTGTCCACACTGCCCCCTCTACCTTTCTTCTGGCAGTTGGGGGGGTCCCACTCGGAGTTGCAGTGGCAGTGCTGTCTGTTGTTGCAGACCCCCCTCAAAGAGCAGAGCTGCGGTGAGCAGGAACGTGGAACAGTGGAAAAAGAGACACACCTCCTTCTGACGCAGATGTCTGTGGGCCCACACTTTGTACCATCTTTCACGTCGCCAATATCAGGTGTTCTTATCCCGAGGTGGTAGTCCGTACCCCAGCAAGTGTCATTATTGAACTTAGTCCAATGCAGAGTAGTATGATCTTTCATTAGGGGAATTTCTTTCACATTCTCACACTGAATCCTCCCACACAGGCTGTCTGACATGCTGCATTTTATGTATGAGGTGGCTGTGATACCACAGTTACCAAAACGGTCCCCTCGGGTATTCATTGCCCTGTAGCAGCTCACGTTTGCATTCTTGGCCTCTTTGCCAAAGATCTCCCTACACTGTTCATTGCGGTCATTGCATCTCTTTTCATAGCAGTAACCACCGCCTGTGCAGGAGGTCCCATCCTGCATGTACACATCTTCTGGACACTGATAGGATGTCCCATTGCACCACTCTGGAAGATCACATTCATTTTCTACTTTCCTACATATGGTGCCTGATGGCCTGAAGAGGCAGTTAAGGCAACAAAGCCCAAAAGCACAGTTGACACCAACGGTTAGAGTGCAGTTTAACTGACAACAGGGATTAGACTTACACATCTTTAAGGATCCACAGTCACACTCTTCTCCTTCTTCAAGCACACTGTTCCCACAGCGTGTCTCCCTGATGATTGCCTGTGGATCTGGTGATGTGAACAAACACTGTCTTTTTTTACCAAGGTTCCAATAAGAACCAAAGCTACAGTTGCTGAATTTAGTTGTTGATGCTACATATGGAAATAATATGCACTTTGCTGTTCCACATTTACATATTTTGGGATCATCATGCGCCATACCCAAATTATGACCCATCTCATGAGTCACAATATATGATGAAAGAAAAGTGTTATCAGCTGGGAGAGTCTCAACTCCACAGCTATAAGGAAGTAAACACACTGCTCCAACATAAGCTAAGCCAAGAGTGATACCATAattcttttttacaaaaatatgtgCCACATCATGGGGCACACGTTTCTGGAAGCCCTTTTGCTTCCATTTGCAAAAGTTACCCAAGGCACTTCCAATATTTTCTACTGCAATAAGGCTTTCTTTAGTCCATATCTCCATTCCCTTGAAAAGTACCTCAAGATCCAGTGCTTTCATAAGGTCACTTACTCCATTTAAAACAAGGAACACTTCTTTGTGCACAAGCGTATCATTACTTTCATGATAAAGATATCGAGAGTGATCTACGACCACTCCAACTTCAAGAAAATACTTGTGGGTCCACCAGCCTGTATATGCACTTTGCATCAAAGTGGGATTAATGCTTTCTTGAAACTTCAATTGTCCtgctatttcttcatctgttaaccCACATCTAATGTATGAAAATTTTGTCTCCTCATCGTCTAGCTTATATATTAGATGCTCAAATGCAGTAGAAAACCTTTTGGGTTCAATTTCATAAACAATGTCATTTGTCTGTAACATGCCTTGAAAGCCCCCGAAGCAGTTATTGAGGGAAACCAGAGACTCTGGGTCCCCCTCCACATAACCACGGTAATAACAGTCATCCTGGACAAAAGGTTGGTCTTCCAGGAGAGCACCCTTGTCTGTGTAGGTGAACACTGGGAGGTTTTTGGACAAAAAATTCTTCTTGACCTTTATATGAATAACATGTCTCTGGCCCCCAAAATACAGTTTGTAAGAGAACCAGCCTTGAAGCTTCATGCCTCTGCCAGTGGGTGTTACCCTCAGGGGAATCACCACTTCTGGGGGGCCAAGTCTTTGGGAGTGCCCAACCTGGGGCCatccaggaaggaagaggaatACTTTCAGCCGGAGAAGCAGGAGAGTAACCTTCATGTACATCAGGAACTCACCAAACACCTATCACGGAGCCATCATATTTAGACATTGGTAGAAAAAGAGGGCAGGACAGGATACATCAATATTCAGCCTCCCCTGTCTGAGCTGATGTATTCAATGTTAACCTTTAGTTTGTTCTCTGGCAAAGTCATGCAGTCAAAGCAGCAGCACTAAAAGACAAAAAGTAAGCAGAACAGGGGCTGGGTGGGCGTTATGAGCAAACCaagacagaggaaagaggaagggtACCGTTAGGATGAGCGAGAGTTTGACTTAGGACATATCTGACATGCTCTTAAGTAATGGTGACGCAGAGTGAGACTGTGAGGACACAAGAATGGCCTACGGTGACACTTGCTGAATCTAGAGGAGGGGCACATAGTGATTTGCGATACAGTTCTTTATATCTATTACTATGTGCAAACATTTCCACAATATATAACACAAAAGAGTGTTAATGGAAAGGTGAATGAATATCACATTCTGATAAAGGAGTCTTGTGTTACACGTTTGGAtgttatgataataaaatataggCCTTCCTTTTACTTACAAGTAAGAATTATTTAGTCATAATACTCAGGAGAGATATAAATATTATTCACagatattattttttctcattgttcATATAATGTATTTCCATGTGACAAGTTATTATTTGTCCTAAGTCCTCTGCATTTCTCTTCATCTAAATCTATGAAATTGCAGGAGTCCAACATTGCTAACTTTCACAACTTTGAGGATCTACTGTAATGCTACCTAATTCAATGACTAGAAGACGAAGGTGGTCTTGGCAGGGGGAATATGTTGGGTTGTTGATGGATGTTACTCAAATGTATTGACATTCTACTATACTGTTAAGAAGAACACCATTTAAAAACCTGTACCCTTATGAAAGGGAAGGAATTCAGTGTAGCTGGGAGGGTAGCAATTGAAAATGGGAATGTACTGAATGCAAAATAACCTTCAGAAGTACAAAGGAAATCAGTGGGTCCTTAAAGGGAGGAGGATAGCTTGGAGTAAGGAAACACTGTCTCAGAGTGGCAAAGACATCAGAGTCTCCACATTATAGAATTTTAAGGTAATCAGTTCCAACCtcacaatatattattttataataaaaaccgGTAATACATATACCATATGAAAATACCATCTACAATTATCTCCATAATACAAATGTGTTATCATATATTTGTTAGCATGAAATCTGATAACATGCCTGGCTGGCAATACTGAtattctgctttcttctttgaaTAAAGCATTTGAAAAACATGTAATGTTCATACATGATGGTATAAActtagaaaacataaatgaacaCACAGATCAAGATTATTAACTGGTCTAGAGCTCTAATTCAAACAGAGGCTTTAGGGGAAATAGcacatttggaatttttaaaagtgttttcaatactttatatttaaaatgcttgCTTTAACTTACTTAGTGAAATATCCACTTTCTTTATCAGttcattaaaataattctattgTTTACAGTAAGAACCCTTGGCCTAGTtgagaaaaaacacagaaaagctgGCTCTGAAGATTCGAATTCAGGTTGATCCAGTCTACTTCCCACACTAGgtaatataaaagtgaaagatgCGTGATTAAGGAAGGACCTAACATCTACTAGATCCTGTGGTCATTTCTGCTTAATTAGAAcatattttgtttctgtgttcCTTGACCTCCTTTCTCTGGAATCACTTTCCCGTCATTTGTGGGATTTTCATCTCATAAAAGGAAGACACAACATCCTATGTGCTCACCCTTCTTCACAGAAACCTCTTATTCCTCGTTAATTCTGCTAAACCTTTAAATCAAAAGGATAAGGTGACAATATGTAGGCCAGCAGAGAAGATTTCCATTCTCAGAATCTCCATGTGCCATACAGACTAGACATTTGTTAGTAATTTGCTTTGATGAACAAACCTACTTCCAGACCTCTAAACAGCTAGCCATGTCATtaagctgtgctgtgcttggtcgtttagttatgtctgactctttgtgaccccatggactgtagcccacctggccctctgtctgtggaattcttcagacaagaatactggagtgggttgttatgctctccttcaggggatctttctaacccagggattgaacccaggtctcccacattgcaggcaaattctttactgtctgaaccaccagggaaacccctcatTAAGTTACCATTTGCATTACACTCTTACTCTTAAACCAATCCTCAAGTCAGTCCTACATGAACCTCAAAGAACTGGGCATCTGATTTACTAAGGTATTATCCACCAGTAATTTCACTCATCTTCTGGGTACCAAGTGAGTGAACATCTAGTGTAATTTCACAGCTCATTTTCAACAATGTTTATACATTGACTTAAGGACATGACCTGTATCTTGATATCACCTTGACTGCCCTAACTCCTGCATATGATTAAACTGTTAACCACAACCTTACTCCTAATAAAAATTCACTCCTCAGATTTATAAAGGATGAAGATAACTTTTCATCATTTCCCCCCTTTTCAGTGccctttattttatgttttactatTGTAGTCTTGTTTTAGATCCTATCAATTCAACCACTGTTGAATAAAATCCTCAACCCAAACTAGTTCaggttttttcatttgcttttgcaCACTTAACAAAAACTGCAAAACCGCTCAGGAAGTAAATTACAGAGTATGTTTATGGTAATTAATGAGTAAAAGGCAGGCTAAACTTGTCATGAAGTACctggtgtgtgtgctgtgtgctgagtcatgtccaactctttgccattccatggactgtagcccaccaggcttctctgtccatgggatttcccagccaagaatattggagtgggttgccattttctactccaggggatcttcctaaacagggattgaacctgtatcctctttcatctcctgtattagtaggcagattctttaccactgagcctctgggAAGCCAGAGATCCCTGATACTTCagtcaaaataatgaaatcatgAACTGATACTTTCTTCAAcactttgtttttaatacattGAGCTTTTTTGCCTGCATATAGTAGTATTGTTTAACTtgctaattttctaaattttcttttctgcctgg
It contains:
- the LOC110127105 gene encoding LOW QUALITY PROTEIN: disintegrin and metalloproteinase domain-containing protein 20-like (The sequence of the model RefSeq protein was modified relative to this genomic sequence to represent the inferred CDS: deleted 1 base in 1 codon), with the protein product MSKYDGSVIGVGEFLMYMKVTLLLLRLKVFLFLPGWPQVGHSQRLGPPEVVIPLRVTPTGRGMKLQGWFSYKLYFGGQRHVIHIKVKKNFLSKNLPVFTYTDKGALLEDQPFVQDDCYYRGYVEGDPESLVSLNNCFGGFQGMLQTNDIVYEIEPKRFSTAFEHLIYKLDDEETKFSYIRCGLTDEEIAGQLKFQESINPTLMQSAYTGWWTHKYFLEVGVVVDHSRYLYHESNDTLVHKEVFLVLNGVSDLMKALDLEVLFKGMEIWTKESLIAVENIGSALGNFCKWKQKGFQKRVPHDVAHIFVKKNYGITLGLAYVGAVCLLPYSCGVETLPADNTFLSSYIVTHEMGHNLGMAHDDPKICKCGTAKCILFPYVASTTKFSNCSFGSYWNLGKKRQCLFTSPDPQAIIRETRCGNSVLEEGEECDCGSLKMCKSNPCCQLNCTLTVGVNCAFGLCCLNCLFRPSGTICRKVENECDLPEWCNGTSYQCPEDVYMQDGTSCTGGGYCYEKRCNDRNEQCREIFGKEAKNANVSCYRAMNTRGDRFGNCGITATSYIKCSMSDSLCGRIQCENVKEIPLMKDHTTLHWTKFNNDTCWGTDYHLGIRTPDIGDVKDGTKCGPTDICVRRRCVSFSTVPRSCSPQLCSLRGVCNNRQHCHCNSEWDPPNCQKKGRGGSVDSGPPPAPKTEEKVEKRSPLPYLLIPFLFPLLCLLLFLLLFMKPKKKDAKAEEPVPPKN